The following are from one region of the Desulfomonilaceae bacterium genome:
- a CDS encoding retroviral-like aspartic protease family protein: MALEKQELFFEEAKSFLKSGKYQEAIQSFSKAIGALALNNDFARTALLARAQAYYQKGDTKNALKDLREVFDYPGLSGELLASSLNLRALLSLKEGKLSRAVEDYSTAVITPHNNQSLKSVTFANRGITYLNMGLFRKAILDFDRAIEFDPGSGFNYAARAVANLRTDKVEQAKKDSETAMTLGSDNQTRRLASSVLSELGFQKIDEDCIVAKINEDGQIFVQLKFGKNGRPHRFLLDTGATHSLIDKSLLKELSRETRIKEIGKGIVHLADGSTAPVTRYSVESAFLYQMPLGPIQVQTMDKKNKRSLNLLGAGSLKNLSILIDTSKKRVEIRRKSSSEYSKQRFTNSTAR; encoded by the coding sequence TTGGCTTTAGAAAAACAGGAACTTTTTTTTGAAGAGGCGAAAAGTTTTCTCAAATCAGGCAAGTATCAGGAGGCGATCCAGTCTTTTTCAAAGGCGATTGGGGCTTTGGCCCTTAACAATGATTTCGCTCGAACTGCCTTGCTTGCCAGAGCCCAGGCCTATTATCAGAAAGGCGACACTAAAAATGCATTGAAAGATCTCAGAGAAGTCTTCGACTATCCTGGCCTGTCAGGGGAGCTACTCGCTTCAAGTTTGAACCTGAGAGCTTTGTTGAGCCTTAAAGAGGGAAAATTGAGTCGCGCGGTGGAAGACTATAGCACGGCCGTCATCACTCCACACAACAATCAATCTCTCAAATCAGTCACCTTTGCGAATCGTGGAATAACGTATTTGAACATGGGGCTTTTCCGAAAAGCCATTCTGGATTTTGACCGAGCGATTGAGTTTGATCCTGGGTCGGGCTTCAATTACGCTGCGCGTGCAGTAGCTAACCTTAGAACCGACAAAGTGGAACAGGCAAAAAAGGATAGCGAGACTGCAATGACATTGGGGTCGGACAATCAGACGCGGCGTCTGGCAAGTTCTGTTCTCAGTGAACTTGGTTTTCAGAAAATAGATGAAGATTGTATAGTTGCAAAAATCAACGAAGATGGACAAATTTTCGTTCAGCTAAAATTCGGCAAGAACGGGCGACCACATCGTTTTCTGCTCGACACCGGAGCTACACATAGTTTGATAGACAAATCGTTGTTAAAGGAATTGTCGCGTGAGACTCGTATAAAGGAAATAGGCAAGGGAATTGTCCATCTCGCTGATGGATCAACTGCGCCTGTAACCAGGTACAGTGTTGAAAGCGCGTTTCTTTATCAAATGCCGTTAGGCCCAATTCAGGTCCAAACCATGGACAAGAAAAACAAGCGTAGTCTCAATCTACTAGGCGCCGGGAGTCTGAAGAATTTGTCCATACTCATCGACACGTCAAAAAAACGGGTTGAAATTAGAAGAAAATCGTCTTCAGAGTATAGTAAGCAAAGGTTTACAAATTCAACCGCCCGCTAA
- a CDS encoding pitrilysin family protein has translation MNDSSVRLCLPDSVFQKTQLDNGIRILTERLTYVKSVSISIYIKSGSRGEATNLNGISHFLEHMFFKGTHSRDALQIAKTVDSVGGNLNAFTSKELTSFYCKMLSKNLTLATDLLTDIFLNSYFPEEEIEREKQVICQEIRQVQDTPEDFIHEMVTERFWPDDPFGRSVLGTMQNVLSFGRDTMLQYKADNYVGAETIVCAAGDVEHEKFVDLIRGKMQCLNSGTTREKQEKPKSFPGALIREKDLEQVHVCVAVEGPSASDGDRYKAYLFNTLFGGGMSSRLFQEIREKRGLSYSVYSFLTSYSDTGIMGIYASTEPERIEELLDVMGKETQKIPDTIRPEELEMAKNQLAGTIVLSNESTDSRVSRIVKGEIHFGKYVSLDEIINDLEKVTLGEVQEFASRFFRPEKMLITLLGPAPESMDVISFFDGSRA, from the coding sequence GTGAATGACTCCAGTGTTAGATTATGTTTACCCGATTCAGTCTTTCAAAAAACTCAACTTGACAACGGCATACGAATTCTAACGGAAAGACTGACCTACGTTAAATCAGTTTCAATTAGCATATACATAAAGTCAGGTTCCAGGGGAGAGGCGACAAACCTAAATGGTATAAGCCATTTCCTGGAACACATGTTTTTTAAGGGAACCCATTCCAGAGACGCTCTCCAAATTGCTAAAACCGTCGATTCGGTGGGCGGAAATTTAAACGCGTTTACCAGCAAAGAATTAACATCCTTTTATTGCAAGATGTTAAGCAAGAATCTCACCTTGGCCACAGATCTCTTGACGGATATTTTCTTAAACTCGTATTTTCCCGAAGAAGAAATAGAGAGAGAAAAGCAGGTCATTTGTCAAGAAATACGGCAAGTCCAGGACACCCCTGAAGATTTCATCCATGAAATGGTTACTGAGCGATTCTGGCCAGATGATCCATTTGGGAGGTCAGTGCTGGGAACAATGCAAAACGTTCTGAGCTTTGGTCGGGATACAATGCTGCAATATAAGGCTGATAACTATGTTGGGGCCGAAACAATCGTATGCGCGGCGGGTGATGTCGAACATGAAAAGTTCGTGGATCTCATCAGGGGGAAAATGCAGTGTTTAAATTCAGGGACAACGAGAGAAAAACAGGAGAAACCGAAGAGTTTTCCAGGCGCATTAATTCGTGAGAAAGACTTGGAACAAGTCCACGTATGTGTCGCGGTTGAAGGACCCAGCGCCTCGGATGGAGATAGATACAAAGCCTATCTTTTCAACACACTTTTCGGTGGAGGAATGAGTTCGAGACTGTTTCAGGAGATTCGTGAAAAACGAGGGCTTTCCTACAGCGTTTATTCATTCCTTACTTCTTACTCAGATACAGGTATCATGGGAATCTACGCGAGTACCGAGCCTGAAAGGATAGAAGAACTACTTGATGTGATGGGTAAGGAAACCCAAAAGATCCCTGATACGATAAGGCCTGAAGAACTCGAAATGGCCAAGAATCAACTTGCAGGAACTATTGTTCTGAGCAATGAATCCACCGACTCGCGCGTCAGTCGAATAGTCAAGGGTGAAATTCATTTCGGAAAATATGTTTCCCTGGACGAAATTATTAATGACCTTGAAAAGGTTACACTGGGGGAAGTTCAGGAATTCGCTTCCCGATTTTTCAGACCTGAAAAAATGTTGATTACTCTTTTGGGACCGGCTCCGGAATCTATGGACGTAATAAGTTTTTTTGACGGATCCCGCGCTTGA
- the smc gene encoding chromosome segregation protein SMC: MKLKRLEINGFKSFPGKTNIDFCDGITSVVGPNGSGKSNIMEAIRWVMGEQRTKSLRCKKMEDVIFNGSETLKPVGMAEVRLTLGNDGKSFPPPMSDYDEIMVARRLFRDGNSHYELNGVPCRLTDIIEFFMDTGIGRNSYAIIEQGRVEQIIAAKPEERRVFLEEAASINRYKARRESTIKKLEQTNQNLQRIKDVVSEVKKQSHALKKQALKAQRFKELKGQLRELEINSEAFKCRNLSLELDQLKVDSEKFKDELAEKESTLGQVVAELESDRLKLSDTQRLFNELAEKIRSTEKDLNSAEHNLSQIRNREKEMEGRGERIKSDSGALSQRMSSAQDNLQKTQDKLSEFTSQISHLNEKLTASKSLIDTLRLQTKEQTTKLEGYKDQLFETLQSLSQQKNRLDHDLKRKTELQARLDKYEQDSKNQTEILAQKLEETEMVRKKKEKVQQSLCSVESELNADQERRSKLAAEIKTLTENMRRLDKEFISTRTRMESLREQNRSYFSYGSGTQTVMKDFASLEDGAVFKPLVEVIECPPKYHTALSSVLNNQLGAVIVEDFATALEVADKIKDLEISRVTLTSLDSFPLDDSSRLSSDQEPVTKLSDYVRGAERFEVMVKDLLGDFHVADDLTQARELYLNRNNKLNIVTLNGEIIVGGRTVSVGSLDAPERDVLSKKSELESLITQETILGEKIQGMNSLINDAESAFQDLITKIEKNGRIRSELSIEQVKLVKDLERLESEINRARSGIRGTDLDHRRISEDLGLLSKEDVDIKIRIRSLEEQRDSLTREKEACEKFSNQSKSLLDSETRKVNEIRIKLAQIEERAKSAMRDRDSTKNFIRNCEHQISDLKRELEYMSQQSQYLSEDKTKYLALKKEMFALHEKLSLDQSNLQESFNNLKTTVTTLTNQETSLSKLVESLRNEIHKNEIDWARLTETLRNSIEKIMEKHNVNPSSVKCPEVQPQETELFEIRSAIESMGEVNLAAINESRHVKERLDFLMEQETDLRTAVKSLFSTIEKIDRTTSLRFQTTFQEVNTKFKEIFAVLFNGGEAWLELIGSEDSHDHGVNIMVKPPGKRLQNVDLLSGGEKALTAIAFIFAIFLYKPSSFCLLDEVDAPLDDSNVDRFNRMLSDLSRNTQFVVITHNKKSMEGSDSLFGVTSEEMGASTLVSVRLSE; the protein is encoded by the coding sequence ATGAAGCTTAAACGATTAGAAATAAATGGTTTCAAAAGTTTTCCCGGAAAAACAAACATAGACTTTTGCGATGGAATTACCTCCGTTGTGGGACCTAATGGGTCCGGCAAGAGCAACATAATGGAGGCCATACGCTGGGTAATGGGAGAGCAGAGAACCAAGTCTCTTCGATGCAAGAAAATGGAAGACGTCATCTTTAACGGATCAGAGACGCTGAAACCCGTGGGAATGGCGGAGGTCAGGCTTACTTTGGGTAATGACGGCAAGTCATTCCCTCCTCCAATGTCTGACTATGATGAGATCATGGTCGCTAGACGACTCTTCAGGGACGGCAATTCCCACTATGAGCTTAACGGCGTTCCGTGCAGGTTGACCGACATCATCGAATTTTTCATGGACACGGGTATTGGTCGAAATTCCTACGCGATCATAGAACAAGGACGTGTTGAACAAATCATAGCTGCAAAGCCGGAAGAGAGAAGGGTCTTTCTCGAGGAAGCCGCAAGTATAAATCGATATAAAGCCAGACGCGAATCCACTATAAAAAAGCTTGAACAAACCAATCAAAACCTGCAGCGAATTAAAGACGTCGTTTCGGAAGTTAAGAAACAGAGCCACGCGCTCAAGAAACAGGCATTGAAGGCCCAACGCTTTAAAGAACTCAAAGGTCAACTGAGAGAACTTGAAATAAATTCTGAGGCTTTCAAATGCCGAAATCTTTCCCTTGAATTGGATCAACTGAAAGTTGATTCCGAAAAGTTTAAAGATGAACTGGCCGAGAAGGAATCAACTCTTGGGCAGGTGGTGGCGGAACTTGAATCAGATCGCCTCAAACTCTCCGATACACAACGCCTCTTCAACGAATTAGCCGAGAAAATACGCTCTACTGAAAAGGATCTTAACTCAGCCGAGCATAATTTGAGTCAAATCCGCAACCGAGAGAAAGAAATGGAGGGAAGAGGAGAGAGAATTAAGTCGGATTCGGGCGCACTCAGCCAAAGGATGTCCTCAGCTCAAGACAATCTTCAAAAAACGCAAGACAAACTTTCGGAATTCACTTCTCAAATTTCCCATTTGAACGAAAAATTAACAGCTTCCAAAAGTTTGATTGATACTTTACGACTACAAACCAAGGAACAGACTACGAAATTGGAAGGTTATAAAGATCAACTTTTTGAAACCCTCCAGAGTCTTTCCCAGCAAAAAAACAGGTTAGATCACGATTTGAAGAGAAAAACAGAACTTCAGGCTCGCCTTGATAAATACGAACAGGATTCAAAAAATCAAACCGAAATACTGGCCCAAAAACTTGAAGAAACAGAAATGGTTCGAAAAAAGAAAGAGAAAGTTCAGCAATCCTTGTGTTCAGTCGAATCAGAACTTAACGCTGACCAAGAACGAAGATCAAAACTCGCAGCAGAGATAAAAACACTCACAGAAAACATGAGGAGACTTGACAAAGAATTCATTTCTACAAGGACTCGGATGGAATCTTTGCGGGAACAAAACAGGAGCTACTTTTCTTATGGTTCCGGAACCCAGACAGTGATGAAAGATTTCGCTTCATTGGAAGATGGGGCTGTTTTTAAGCCATTAGTCGAAGTAATTGAATGTCCACCCAAATATCATACGGCATTGTCTTCAGTCCTGAATAATCAATTGGGGGCGGTAATTGTAGAAGATTTTGCTACGGCGCTCGAAGTGGCGGATAAAATCAAAGATCTGGAAATCTCACGAGTGACATTGACTTCACTGGATTCATTCCCTCTGGATGATTCGTCAAGACTGTCTTCAGACCAGGAACCGGTTACCAAATTATCTGACTATGTAAGGGGTGCCGAACGTTTTGAAGTGATGGTGAAAGACTTGCTGGGGGATTTCCATGTCGCTGATGATTTGACACAAGCTAGGGAACTTTACCTCAATAGGAACAATAAGTTGAATATTGTTACGCTAAATGGGGAAATCATCGTAGGAGGACGTACTGTTTCCGTAGGATCTCTTGACGCTCCTGAAAGAGATGTTCTCTCAAAAAAATCGGAACTCGAAAGCCTAATTACTCAAGAGACTATATTAGGCGAAAAAATTCAAGGAATGAATTCGTTGATCAACGACGCCGAATCGGCTTTTCAAGATTTGATAACCAAGATTGAAAAAAATGGACGGATAAGGTCAGAGCTAAGCATAGAACAAGTTAAGCTCGTCAAGGATTTGGAACGATTGGAATCAGAAATCAATAGAGCCCGAAGCGGAATCAGGGGGACGGATTTGGACCACAGGAGAATTTCTGAAGATCTTGGTCTGCTTTCAAAAGAGGATGTCGACATCAAGATACGGATTAGATCCTTAGAAGAACAAAGAGATTCTTTGACAAGAGAAAAAGAAGCGTGTGAGAAATTTTCCAACCAGTCAAAGTCACTTTTGGATTCTGAAACAAGAAAGGTCAATGAGATTAGAATCAAATTAGCGCAAATAGAGGAACGCGCCAAATCCGCCATGAGAGATAGGGATTCAACCAAGAATTTTATCAGGAATTGCGAACATCAAATCTCCGACTTGAAGCGGGAACTTGAATACATGTCTCAGCAATCTCAATATTTGTCTGAAGATAAAACCAAATATTTGGCTCTAAAGAAGGAAATGTTCGCTCTTCACGAAAAGCTTAGTCTCGATCAATCAAACTTGCAGGAATCATTCAATAATTTAAAAACTACGGTGACTACGCTAACAAATCAGGAAACGTCCTTGAGTAAACTCGTGGAAAGTCTCAGGAACGAAATTCACAAAAATGAAATAGATTGGGCGCGGCTTACAGAAACACTTCGAAATTCTATTGAGAAGATCATGGAAAAACACAATGTGAATCCTTCTTCGGTTAAGTGCCCAGAAGTTCAGCCGCAAGAAACGGAATTGTTTGAAATAAGATCCGCAATCGAGTCAATGGGAGAGGTAAACCTTGCCGCCATCAATGAAAGCCGGCACGTCAAAGAACGGCTGGATTTTCTCATGGAACAGGAGACTGATCTAAGAACAGCGGTGAAGTCTCTTTTTTCCACAATTGAAAAAATAGACAGAACTACCAGTCTTCGTTTTCAGACTACGTTTCAGGAAGTAAACACCAAATTCAAAGAGATTTTCGCTGTTCTGTTCAATGGAGGAGAAGCCTGGTTGGAACTAATTGGTTCAGAGGATTCCCATGATCATGGAGTTAACATAATGGTAAAGCCACCTGGTAAGAGGCTGCAAAATGTTGATCTTCTTTCCGGAGGGGAAAAGGCTCTAACCGCTATAGCGTTTATCTTCGCGATTTTTTTGTACAAACCTTCTTCTTTCTGTCTTCTGGACGAAGTGGACGCTCCTCTGGATGATTCAAACGTAGATCGTTTTAACCGCATGCTTAGTGATCTTTCAAGGAATACCCAGTTCGTTGTGATCACCCATAACAAAAAGAGCATGGAAGGATCTGACAGCCTGTTCGGAGTGACTTCTGAGGAGATGGGAGCGTCTACTTTGGTATCGGTACGACTTTCAGAATAA